The following coding sequences lie in one Candidatus Nitrospira allomarina genomic window:
- a CDS encoding outer membrane protein assembly factor BamD, with translation MSSTDEQIFVGDSVEMSYDPNVIMKRAESFFDKESYAESIVEYKHFLDLHRNHILAPYAQYKIGVSHFKQYRTVDRDPEPLEESIQSFEKLLQEFPASRYEAEAKQTILICKEQLAQRHLMVGHFYLKRGSYLAAAHRFEKIIKEYPELETAGDAMFHLAKTYQNLGIEEWSQEWLLALVNEHPNNPYHSDGKKLLAKLEKKNPTLLASLPPDPSPDEHNTLNPGVIGQRPDNQLLARTISHTPESPLLSSAAATSPTVKPAMLSAPTDSHPPLSKTACTIGTWCDSPSSSATTPTPPMQVSSSEKSCKTGEWC, from the coding sequence TGAGTTACGATCCGAACGTAATCATGAAACGTGCCGAATCTTTTTTTGACAAGGAATCCTATGCGGAATCCATCGTGGAATACAAACATTTTCTTGACCTTCACCGAAATCACATATTAGCCCCTTATGCCCAATACAAAATTGGCGTCAGCCATTTCAAACAATACCGGACAGTCGATCGTGACCCAGAGCCCCTGGAGGAATCGATTCAAAGCTTCGAGAAACTTCTTCAAGAATTTCCGGCAAGCCGTTATGAAGCGGAAGCGAAGCAAACCATTCTGATTTGTAAGGAACAATTAGCACAACGGCACTTGATGGTCGGGCATTTCTACCTCAAACGTGGTTCTTATCTCGCTGCTGCCCATCGATTCGAAAAGATCATCAAGGAATATCCTGAATTAGAAACTGCTGGGGATGCCATGTTCCATCTGGCAAAAACCTACCAAAACCTTGGTATCGAAGAATGGTCCCAGGAATGGTTACTTGCCCTGGTCAACGAACACCCCAACAACCCCTATCACTCAGACGGCAAAAAACTCTTGGCAAAGCTGGAAAAAAAGAATCCTACTCTTCTAGCTTCCCTTCCTCCCGATCCCTCGCCGGATGAGCACAACACCCTCAATCCTGGGGTAATAGGCCAGCGTCCTGACAATCAACTCCTTGCAAGAACAATATCCCATACCCCGGAATCCCCATTGTTATCCTCAGCAGCAGCTACCTCCCCGACAGTGAAGCCGGCCATGCTGAGCGCCCCCACAGATTCGCACCCGCCTCTCTCTAAGACAGCTTGTACAATTGGCACGTGGTGTGACTCACCATCCTCCTCGGCCACAACACCAACACCACCCATGCAGGTATCGAGTAGCGAGAAATCATGTAAAACCGGCGAATGGTGTTAA
- the galE gene encoding UDP-glucose 4-epimerase GalE: MILVTGGAGYIGSHTCVELLQAGCDVTVFDNFSNSHPESLARVQHITGKSLRLIRGDCRDRAAIVAALRESGATAVIHFAGLKAVGESVQQPLAYYDNNVVGSLRLLEAMGECGVRQIVFSSSATVYGDPQRLPLTEDHPLSATNPYGRTKLMVEEVLRDAHRSDPSWRIGILRYFNPVGAHDSGLIGEDPQGIPNNLLPFVAQVAVGRRKYLNVWGADYPTPDGTGVRDYIHVVDLALGHLKALEALARLDVQKECLTVNLGTGNGYSVLEIVREFETASGKPIPYKIAPRRPGDIASCYADPNQAFTLLGWQAERALSEMCADAWRWQRENPQGYAV; the protein is encoded by the coding sequence ATGATTTTGGTAACCGGCGGTGCCGGCTATATAGGGTCACATACTTGCGTTGAGCTCCTCCAGGCGGGCTGTGATGTGACGGTCTTTGACAACTTCTCTAATAGCCATCCTGAGTCGTTGGCGCGGGTGCAGCATATCACAGGGAAATCTCTTCGTCTGATACGCGGGGACTGCCGTGATCGCGCCGCAATAGTGGCGGCTCTGCGCGAGAGCGGGGCAACCGCAGTCATCCACTTTGCCGGTCTCAAAGCGGTGGGAGAATCGGTTCAGCAACCATTGGCCTATTATGACAACAATGTGGTTGGGTCTCTGCGCCTGTTGGAGGCTATGGGGGAGTGCGGCGTGAGACAGATTGTATTCAGCTCTTCTGCCACGGTCTATGGCGATCCGCAACGCCTTCCGCTTACCGAGGACCACCCCCTATCTGCGACCAATCCCTATGGTCGAACGAAACTGATGGTGGAGGAGGTCTTGCGCGACGCCCACCGCAGCGATCCCTCCTGGCGGATCGGCATCTTGCGGTACTTTAATCCTGTTGGGGCGCATGATAGTGGTCTGATTGGTGAAGATCCTCAGGGGATACCGAACAATTTGTTACCCTTCGTGGCGCAGGTTGCAGTGGGACGGCGGAAATATTTGAACGTATGGGGTGCCGATTATCCTACTCCCGATGGGACCGGAGTGCGGGATTATATTCATGTAGTTGATTTGGCACTGGGGCATCTCAAAGCACTAGAGGCATTGGCTCGACTGGATGTTCAGAAAGAATGCTTAACGGTCAACCTTGGTACGGGCAACGGGTACAGTGTCTTGGAAATCGTGCGGGAATTTGAAACCGCGAGCGGCAAGCCGATTCCCTACAAAATCGCTCCACGCCGACCAGGTGACATTGCCTCTTGCTATGCTGATCCGAATCAAGCTTTCACACTGTTGGGTTGGCAAGCTGAACGCGCGCTCAGTGAGATGTGCGCGGATGCCTGGAGATGGCAACGTGAAAACCCTCAGGGCTATGCTGTCTGA